From Camelina sativa cultivar DH55 chromosome 5, Cs, whole genome shotgun sequence:
ACGGAATCAAAACGTTTCGGAAATGggaaatgattttttaaaaaaattaagaaatggaAACGTTTTagaaacgtatatatatatatctagatatatatgtatatatacatactcaaacaccaaacataaaacCTATATCAAAAggaatatttgaaacaacacaaaattaaaacataaaatattaaataaatgatttaatacactaataatattatatatttatatgtattataatgaatgtatattttcaaattattttatttattaagtttctaaactaaaaaaagtttccatcatgtttccaaaacggaaatagtgttttaattgtttttcaaaTAGAGATTTTTAGGAATCGTGTTTCCATgacttgtttttgtgtttccacGGTTTTCTATTTCTGAAACGTTTTGGAAACGGAAAACGGAGcttaaaaagagtttccatgcaacatagattTCGAGGCCTAATAAAATGTTTTCAGTAATTTAATCACTCATAGAATActactaatattattttatgaattataatatatttcctcTTATAAAATCATTGAATGTGGTAGTCTTAGTCttcaacatatttatttttaaccattGTGCTACTAGActaaaatacagtaaaacctcataatcactataaattaataaagtttgtTATTTCCAAATCGGAccaatgtaaaaaataacaaaatttgataagataataagtaaataattttttcaaattctcttgtaaaaatatgatcccaataatatcataaattaataattatgtaattttacacatatatatatatatatatatgctgatatagtaaTCTAtgctttataattttgtttttttttcaagtgctcatatctataaaacaattgttatgttatattttcaaaatataatgatatagTAATGTATgctttataatttgatttttcccAAAAGCTCATATATGTAAAACAATTgctatgttgtattttcaagctataataatataaaatattctataacatgtcataaaaatagctaatttttaaaaagttttcaaatatctagatatgcatcattttcattttgacatttttatagGCTATTAAAGTAGGACAATTGATTTTATTAtccatagatttgaatttatgtatataatgtgtataagtaatattatttatagtatttataatttatgatcaataatgttttctaaaaatataaatttaattctaaatccataaaatttataacatctaaaaatttaatattcttttctaaaattgtctcaactaataatttttaaaaatttcaacaattaaaatatatctagataaattaatatcactataaattaataaaatgttgtggtcccaacattattaatttataaaagttttactgTATGACTAACCAAACATATCTTTACAATATTTGGATATTAAtccaaataattaataattccCAAGAACCAAAGATTTACCAGCCATGTGTTATACAAACCCCCAACTATCGACCGGCAATATCTTTACATACcatttctgattttggttttccaaatatataaaaatgcatAACATCCCAAAACgttaaataaatagaaaaatatcacAAGGGAAACTTCGAGGAAGTTGCCTTGTGGACCcagtagcaaaaaaaaactaatcagtatatatatacaaaccaaaTCATGACGCCATTCATCATATAAAGAAGAATCAGCAAAGCAAAACTCAAAAGagtcacaacaacaacaacaacaacaaaaaacatttGTGACTCAGAATTTACATAATACATAGTCTTTTGAGTCACTGGTGGGTGAAATGGCGGGAATCGTGACAGAGCCGTGGTCATCGGCAGAGAACGGGAACGCGAGCATGACAGCGAAAGGATCGAGCAGAGAACTGAGACATGGAAGAACAGCTCAcaacatgtcttcttcttctctaaggaAGAAATCAGACCTCCGAGTCATTCAGAAGGTTCCATACAAAGGTCTCAAAGATTTTCTCACTAATCTCCAAGAAGTCATTCTCGGCACAAAGCTTGCCATTCTTTTTCCGGCCATTCCTGCCGCCATTATCTGCACCTATTGTGGCGTCAGTCAGGTATCTAtaatttcctctgtttcatcaaatattcaatttttttaaataagaaaatcattcaaaatattCTCAAAAAGGAATAGGATTCGAAACGCCTAAAAATCTTGGTTTTGATCaatttgttattaatatttatgatattttggaaTTATGCCATTATACGCTtgttttctaatcaaaattaTTGCTCCCCCTAAAATTAGATTTGCAATCATTGTATTAAAGTCAAATTTTTGCTATATCCTCCTAATCTTACCATGTAATTGTGCACTTAATATAATACATGATgtacataatatttaatttggttaatatTGGAATAATACAGCCGTGGATATTTGGACTGAGCATGCTAGGACTGACACCTTTGGCTGAGCGAGTCAGCTTTCTGACAGAGTAAGTAGTATTCATCCTCATCTCTTATTCTATCggtttacatattttattattatttgaattcttCGCCTTACGATCATGACAAAGATTAGCCAACTGTCGATAAGATGAGTATCTATCACGACGTTATACCAATAGTTTATTTCGTTTTTAAGAAACTCTTACTAAACCAACCACTCATTATAACAATTTTAGTTGCTctatgtgtcttttttttttatcaagaaaCCAAACGTGTCCCTTTTACTTCCActaagattttgattttcttcactACTTGATTGAAAATCTAAAAGGTTATTATCATGGATAACACGTTAGTTAGAATTAGTTAGGTCCAATTCGGATCATATGCTAATGCTTTTTGAAATAAATGGACATGGACCAATATTCTTTGGGGGATTCGGCAAATGCATGATTGGGTATCACCGACCACGTACACACAATTATTTCCCACTCATATGTCAACGTGACAGCATAGTTACAAACTCTTAGTATCATCTAGTATAGTATTCAAAGTACATTTGATGATTATCTAGAAGCAtctttattatcttatcaacgGTTAAAggttataacattatttttgcTGTCGTAAGTTTATTATTCACATTCTCTCGTGCATCTCGTGCAGGCAACTCGCTTTCTACACCGGTCCTACATGTAACGTCTTCttaaccaatttaatttattttataatatagatactcaattttgttttttaatgagttttgtTTTAACCGCAGTGGGTGGTCTATTAAACGCAACGTGTGGAAACGCGACTGAGCTTATAATCGCGATTCTGGCATTGACCAATAATAAGGTCGCAGTTGTGAAATATTCGCTACTAGGTTCGATTTTGTCGAATCTTCTATTGGTTCTCGGGACTTCACTTTTCTGCGGCGGAATCGCTAATCTGCGGAGGGAGCAACGGTTCGACCGGGTATGCTTCTATTTTAACTCCGGTTCAATTATATCAAAAAgcaatattattttgtttgagttaAAATAACTAAACCGGAATGGAACACAGTAGATTTTGTATAGCGAGTGTTAACCaggattttatataaaagttataGCTTGATAAACAAGCAAGTTGTACTACTATGGTGACGATAGGTTAATTAGTTTGAACAAAATTTAAACAGCGGGTTTTGCTAAACCGAATCAATTTGTATGGGTCATTTGTTGCAGAAACAAGCCGATGTGAACTTCTTCTTACTCCTACTGGGTTTGTTGTGTCACTTGCTCCCATTGTTGTACACATACGTGGCAACGGAAGATACTCCGGCTGCTGTTATATCCGACATGTCACTGGTTCTATCGCGATCAAGCAGTATTATTATGTTGATCAGTTACATAGCATATCTCGTTTTCCAGCTTTGGACTCACCGCCAATTGTTCGACGCACAAGATCAGgtaactaaaatatatacatatacacgatatatataacataaagaGTCAAATATTATTGTGTTGTAATGGatctttaattattaaattggGATTTGGTATTCAGGAAGATGAGTATGATGACgatgttgaagaagaaaccgCGGTGATTAGTTTCTGGAGCGGTTTTGTATGGTTGGTTGGGATGACACTAGTCATCGCATTGCTATCCGAGTATGTTGTTGCCANNNNNNNNNNNNNNNNNNNNNNNNNNNNNNNttttttttttttttttttgttatgcatctgattgattttgagttgaaaacACATGTTAATGTAACAGTACGTTATCTTTGGTTCAGACCGCATCGGAAACATGGAACCTATCAGTAAGTTTCATAAGCATCATATTGCTTCCCATTGTTGGAAATGCGGCTGAACACGCTGGAGCCATCATTTTCGCTTTTAAGAACAAGCTCGTGAGTGTTTCATTGTCTTCACATTACCCTTTATATGTAAAACTCGTAGATTAATTACAATGCATAAACTTATGTCAAATGCAAATAAATTTTTACAGGACATATCACTGGGAGTTGCATTAGGATCTGCGACACAGATTGGCTTATTCGTCGTCCCCTTGACCATTATCGTGTCGTGGATTATAGGAATTAACATGGATCTCAACTTCAATCTACTCGAAACCGGTTCTCTTGCTCTTTCCATCATCATCACAGCCTTCACATTACAGGTTAAGCATTTCTTAGTTAATACCTTATTAATCTATTAGACCAATCAATAGATGAtctaaatatttgtttgttatgtttttgtggTTCTTTAGGACGGGACTTCACACTACATGAAGGGACTGGTCCTATTGCTTTGCTATTTCATTATTGCCATATGTTTCTTCGTCGACAAACTTCCTCAGAGTGAGTTAATTACACATTTTCTATACATGTTATATAACAATTATCAATAATAGTTGCATAACACTAACATTGTgataattgtatattttcagaACAACCAAATGGTTTAAACATGGGACTTCAACAAATGAACAATGTTGTCACTGCAACAGGGGGAGGAGTTTTTTCATCTTAAATGAAGACAAGTACcaatgtttttgaaaacaaaatttccaaaaaccaGAGACAATGGAGAAtcgaaaacaaacaaaaaaaaaaccccaaattttcttgattcattttataaatatgaaagaTTTGTCAGAGAGATTCCTGAGATTCAGTGTTTATTATTTCatgtttttcgattttgggtGTCTTGATGAAGATGAGTCTTGTTGATAAGTTTCTCAAATTCCTCTTATGGGTTTTGTCTATGAATGCCTTttgtctctctatctctctattcatatgttaatgtttttttttatatgatcatCAATAAATTTTTCTAAGCATCTGACTGACCGATCAACCTCCAATTTTATCTAAACCGGTAAAAATCAGAAATTGTGTGGGCTTTTGTTAAAAACCCAAACAGTTAACTAATGGGCCGcgtagaaaaataaatgaactGAGGAGTTAGTTTTTTGAATTTCACACGGTCTACGAGGCAGCTTTCATTGGTCAGATAATTCAAATATCAAACGTCCGATCAGTCAATCGCCGTTGTGAATCCAACGGTTCAGATCTTAAGTTTCAGTCTTTAGGGTCCTACGTCATTTACATCTATACCCCCACCATCTCCTCTTCTACTTGTATAGCTTCCTCCGACGCTCCACCATCTCTctcctgaaaacaaaaaaaaattaaaaacaagcaCACCTGAACTGAATCAGTGGCAGTTTCGTGAATACGCGACTGAATCCAATCTCTGTTAGTTTCTTCCTCGCCATTATCATTCTTCTTCGTCTGCATCTTTAACCTTCTTTTTATTTGGTGATACGATCTCCGGTGATCAGCTAAAAGTTATTCTTGTTCTGAGTGTGAAGAAGAGGTTTTTGGGACAAATGGAGAATGTGTTGGTGGATCGTGATGGAGATGAagatctttctttgtttctggaGATGCGAAGAAAGCTTCAAATCGTTTCCTCTGTTCCAGAATCTGGTTAGTTATTTTCGGATCTTCTAATTTTGACTTTGATTTCTTCGAATCTGAGCTCATGGAACCTAAATCTAAGAAGTGAAGTATGAAATTTTGGATTCAGTTTTGAGTAACTAATTAAGAGTTGTTTAGTgattttttatgttgttaattttGGTGTTTGATTTGTACAGGAGCAAACAGTGTTGACAAGAGTAGCACAAAGAGTTTAGAGCTCTTGGAAACGAGCTGTGTTCAGCCGCGTAGGAGCGCTGTTGAAAAGTTTTTGGACTCTGAGAGTGACAAATCTGATTACGAATGGTACTTCTCGAGTTTGCTCCAATGTGTTTCTCTTAATGTGTTTGATCTTTGAAGTGTTAAGTTGTTTGATTAGATTCTGAACATAAGCTTGCTTCTAATTTAATTCCAACTCTTGAGTTTTTTCAAGAATCATTTGGTTATTAGATAGAATGTTTGAATAGAGCAGAGCTACtcccctttttttgtttgttgagatATTCATCTATAGATGATCTGATTCCAGGTTACTTGCGGCTCCTGAGACGCTAGGAGGGCAAGAGAACTTAATGGTTAAACTCAAAGAGACTAAAGCTAGGTCCAGTACTGCTCTGAAACCACGGGTGAGAACCGATTGATATGATTGTTGTCTTTTAGCCCATCTTTGTTGTCTTTTAGAGTACATTAAAGATTGATATGTGTCCCTagttttcaaggttttttttttgttaagtctGTCCTAGTCCTAAGTACTATGTTCACTCTATTGTGGTATTGTGGTCCATGTTTCCAACACTCGCAAGTTTATTCATGTtaagcttttgtttttaaggTTGAAAACATTCCGCAAGAACCTGTGACACGGAGCGCCAAGGCTTCCAAGACAATCCCAAGAACTACTTTAAGCAAACAAGTCAGCAACACCGCTGAAAAAGTAAAACCAAGCAGTAAAACGTCAAGACAAGCCACACCCACTTCACGAACTACATTACCTTCCACTAGACTAACCAAGTCTGCTCAGAGTTCAAATCCAGACACTAGAACCCCTACAATCAAGTCCAATCCAAGAGCATCTGCCTATACCCGTTCATCTTCTGTGGGGAAGTCGGTTTCTAGTGCTAAATCTAAAACTCCAACAATCCCTGAGACACGTACTAGACCTGTCTCAGCCTCAAGAAGCAGAGTGTATAGCTCAGGTGACAGGTCGACAGGACGGTGCAAGATTAGTAATGATGTGAATCCTGTGTTGATGGGGACTCAAATGGTGGAAAGAGTTGTGAACATGAGGAAACTGCCACCTCCAAAATACGACGATAAAACGAGCTTGGGTTTTGGGAGAAATCTCTCTAGGTCCTCCCTTGACATGGCCTTGAGGCACATGGTACACATCCTCATTCCTTTAACAATTAAGATACTTAGTAAATGAAACTTACAAGCCTTTTCTTCTTAAACTTCTAACAGTAATGTTAAATTTCGTTTTGCAGAACATAAGGCGTAGTAGTGTTTCGAAGAATCTGAGGGTAACAATCAATACCCCAACAAATTTGATGGACAAAAACGAGTCATCGTGATATATCCTCAGCTTTGGTGATGAACTCTTATGGAAATTACCTTATATTTTAGCTacctattatatataaactagacGCTACATAGTATTATTTCGAACTTGTTTCATTAGAGAATTGTTTCCTAGCAACCATTTGTTGGTTATATGTATGAAGTATCTCTCATTAGACATCGACTAGTACAAGTTGTATCTCTCATATCATTAGACATCGACTGGTACAAGTTGGAACCTAGCCGAGTCTTTGAGAATCAAGAGAAAGATATATTCTTCAAAACGTCCGTATACAGTTTAGACTATTTTGTTACAACAGTAGTGATGGAGTTGTTTTTTTGGACCAACTAAACATGGAGATTGTGTTTTGAGTTttcaaagaagagaaataatTACGCCAAAACTCAAAACCATTCATGATTGTATACCGATCCGTGTGTTCTCACAAGGGGGAAAAACACATATGTTGCACGTATAATGTCTACATGTTTTCAACATCAATCGATTAGAATCATTAAAGGgttggcaacaacaacaaaaaaatcaactcaACCATTAAAGAGTTTGGCAAAACTGATCAATTACAATCATTATAGTTTggcaaattaattaatcataataacttttctttttataagttCCAATggcttatttaaaattttacaacaatagtaaatgaaaaaataacatttgtgtaataagaaaaaaaaactgcagtTAAAAGTTATCATAGTGAACCATGATATAACTATAGAAACCATggcacttaaaaaaaaaaaaaaaaaaaaaaaaaaacccctcaAAACCTTCACTACAAGAAACATTataagtataatattttttaaaaaattctagtCCTAAATCATCCACAGGAACAGCAACAAAAAGCATGGCACTCTTAGAAGTTAGTGGTATGCACATCTTCAGCATATTCCACAATCATATGTAATCTATATGACAACCAAACTCCCACGTAAGGTTGACCTATAGTTTAACAGTTTTGTTTAAAGCCAATAAAACATGAAGAACCTTAAAATATCCTAATCCCAAAACAATACCAAGAAAATGGAGAAGATGAGTTCATCATGCGCTCTTTCATTCTACTGTACCTCAACATTTCAACTATGTTTATTACTGGGAGATGGAGAACTAGAGATCGACGGTCGAGATGataaatccaaaaatagaaatcatGAAGATATTATTCTAAAAGATATtagataaatgttaatattggtTTAGGAAGTTTAGTATATTCAcgaatgtataaatatatatagtttacatgTATCCTGATTTAGTTTAGGAAAttcatctctatataagagaatgtATCTTGTaccaatatatatgtttagaaaaaagaaaaaaattcctCTATTAAATTAATTCAACTACATAGACCAAACCCCATTAATCTACATCTAATATAATCCAACTACCTAGACTAAATCACATTAGTCTACaagaaataatgaaaatataattgaggAGGTTATTATATACCTTTCTAATTATATGCATTAGCTTCAAAGACTCCATGTGAGATTTTTGACTTTCCCCTCTCTCTGTTCCACACATTCTGAAAACTATGGAGAAGGATAATACTAACAAGAAGAGTCTCTCAGAGATACTTGATGTCCGGCAATACAGGCACACAAATTCTCCGGTATTCTCTACCGCCATTTTCGCGGTCATAATGCTGCTCGTTGTTGTGGGAACAATCCTCTCAAACATGTCTCTAGAATCAACTCTCTTCTGGTCTTCACCAACTTCTGAGGTAATACAAATAAACAGAATGGAGAGAAAGCCATTGGCTCCTCCAAAGAACACTACAAGCAGAGATAGAATGGCTTGGCTTCGATCACATCTAACAGAATTCGAGGTTTTTAGGTCAACTAACATTTCAGAGCAGTTTCATCAAAGGGTTCTTGAGTCTCTCGACGACAAATGTGAGGTTAGATTCTTCATGACATGGTTTTCACCAGCAGAGTATTTTGGGAAAAGAGAAGTTTTGGCTGTGGAAAGCGTCTTTAAAGCTCATCCTCAAGGATGCTTGATGATTGTATCAGGATCCATGGATACTCTTAAAGGAGATACCATCCTAAAACCGCTGCTTGATCGGGGTTACAAGGTTTTTGCAATCACACCAGACATGTCGTTGCTGCTTGAGAACACACCAGCCAAAACATGGTTTCAAGAAATGAAAAGCTGCAGAAGAGATCCTGGAAGGATACCGTTACACCAGAATCTTTCAAACCTCGCGAGGCTAGCGATTCTTTACAAGTACGGAGGTGTGTATCTAGATACCGACTTCGTCGTCACAAGAAGCTTTAAAGGGTTGAAGAATTCGATTGGAGCACAAACTGTGGTGGAAGGAGACTCAAAGAACTGGACAAGGTTGAACAA
This genomic window contains:
- the LOC104785657 gene encoding vacuolar cation/proton exchanger 1 (The sequence of the model RefSeq protein was modified relative to this genomic sequence to represent the inferred CDS: added 8 bases not found in genome assembly) — protein: MAGIVTEPWSSAENGNASMTAKGSSRELRHGRTAHNMSSSSLRKKSDLRVIQKVPYKGLKDFLTNLQEVILGTKLAILFPAIPAAIICTYCGVSQPWIFGLSMLGLTPLAERVSFLTEQLAFYTGPTLGGLLNATCGNATELIIAILALTNNKVAVVKYSLLGSILSNLLLVLGTSLFCGGIANLRREQRFDRKQADVNFFLLLLGLLCHLLPLLYTYVATEDTPAAVISDMSLVLSRSSSIIMLISYIAYLVFQLWTHRQLFDAQDQEDEYDDDVEEETAVISFWSGFVWLVGMTLVIALLSEYVVATIETASETWNLSVSFISIILLPIVGNAAEHAGAIIFAFKNKLDISLGVALGSATQIGLFVVPLTIIVSWIIGINMDLNFNLLETGSLALSIIITAFTLQDGTSHYMKGLVLLLCYFIIAICFFVDKLPQKQPNGLNMGLQQMNNVVTATGGGVFSS
- the LOC104785659 gene encoding uncharacterized protein At4g19900-like gives rise to the protein MEKDNTNKKSLSEILDVRQYRHTNSPVFSTAIFAVIMLLVVVGTILSNMSLESTLFWSSPTSEVIQINRMERKPLAPPKNTTSRDRMAWLRSHLTEFEVFRSTNISEQFHQRVLESLDDKCEVRFFMTWFSPAEYFGKREVLAVESVFKAHPQGCLMIVSGSMDTLKGDTILKPLLDRGYKVFAITPDMSLLLENTPAKTWFQEMKSCRRDPGRIPLHQNLSNLARLAILYKYGGVYLDTDFVVTRSFKGLKNSIGAQTVVEGDSKNWTRLNNAVLIFEKEHPLVYSFIEEFASTFDGNKWGHNGPYLVTRVAQRARETIGDSFTVLPPVVFYPFNWLDIPRLFQTPRSSNDSTILKADLAKLNRYSYGLHLWNKITRKIKIGKGSVIEIIISDHCVVCRGIQR
- the LOC104785658 gene encoding uncharacterized protein LOC104785658, translated to MENVLVDRDGDEDLSLFLEMRRKLQIVSSVPESGANSVDKSSTKSLELLETSCVQPRRSAVEKFLDSESDKSDYEWLLAAPETLGGQENLMVKLKETKARSSTALKPRVENIPQEPVTRSAKASKTIPRTTLSKQVSNTAEKVKPSSKTSRQATPTSRTTLPSTRLTKSAQSSNPDTRTPTIKSNPRASAYTRSSSVGKSVSSAKSKTPTIPETRTRPVSASRSRVYSSGDRSTGRCKISNDVNPVLMGTQMVERVVNMRKLPPPKYDDKTSLGFGRNLSRSSLDMALRHMNIRRSSVSKNLRVTINTPTNLMDKNESS